One Halalkalicoccus tibetensis genomic region harbors:
- a CDS encoding proline dehydrogenase family protein, giving the protein MLPPIARRFVAGETPATAIEHVRQCNERDVGVILNLLGEHYDDPTEADDDARAYAALLDDLAGTGLDACISVKPTQIGLDVSEARFRDNLRGIVDAADEHDRFVWVDMEDHTTTDATLDAFEEFVEARGGGMGVCLQANLKRTRDDLERLEEVPGKIRLVKGAYDEPPAIAYKSHERINEVYEEYLEYMFGNYDGGIAVGSHDPVMIDRARELHDAHGTPFEIQMLMGVREDAQTDLAREYDVYQYAPYGDKWLSYFYRRMMERKENVGFALRAVLGR; this is encoded by the coding sequence ATGCTCCCGCCGATCGCCCGCCGGTTCGTCGCCGGCGAGACCCCCGCGACCGCCATCGAACACGTCCGACAGTGCAACGAGCGCGACGTCGGCGTCATCCTCAACCTCCTGGGCGAGCACTACGACGACCCCACCGAGGCCGACGACGACGCGCGGGCCTACGCCGCGCTGCTCGACGATCTCGCGGGCACGGGGCTCGACGCCTGCATCTCGGTCAAACCCACCCAGATCGGCCTCGACGTCAGCGAGGCACGCTTTCGGGACAACCTGCGAGGGATCGTCGACGCCGCCGACGAGCACGATCGGTTCGTCTGGGTCGACATGGAGGACCACACCACCACCGACGCGACGCTCGACGCCTTCGAGGAGTTCGTCGAGGCCCGAGGAGGGGGGATGGGCGTCTGCCTGCAGGCGAACCTGAAACGCACCCGCGACGACCTCGAACGACTCGAGGAGGTACCCGGAAAAATCCGGCTGGTGAAGGGCGCCTACGACGAGCCGCCGGCGATCGCCTACAAGAGCCACGAGCGGATCAACGAGGTCTACGAGGAGTACCTCGAGTACATGTTCGGGAACTACGACGGCGGGATCGCGGTCGGCAGCCACGACCCCGTGATGATCGACCGGGCGCGCGAACTGCACGACGCTCATGGAACGCCCTTCGAGATCCAGATGCTGATGGGCGTGCGCGAGGACGCCCAGACCGACCTCGCCCGCGAGTACGACGTCTACCAGTACGCCCCCTACGGCGACAAGTGGCTCTCGTATTTCTACCGCCGGATGATGGAGAGAAAGGAAAACGTAGGCTTCGCTCTGCGGGCGGTTCTGGGACGATGA
- a CDS encoding DUF502 domain-containing protein, producing the protein MSTWKRDMASGLIVLVPIIVTVWVVYWLFRFIANLPLTETIANPALRVFITLVVFVLLVFAVGYLMRTAIGSLVESAIDGVMNRVPGLRVVYNASKMAVETALTGTSDLQTPVKIKTWKNIRMTAFKTGREAPDGRKLLFLPTAPNITSGFVIEVEEEDVIETDETVEEALTRILSAGFGERNDNPAGIPIDVVEERRDGEERPTTD; encoded by the coding sequence ATGTCGACATGGAAGCGGGACATGGCGAGCGGCCTGATCGTCCTCGTCCCGATCATCGTCACCGTCTGGGTGGTCTACTGGCTCTTCCGGTTCATCGCGAACCTCCCGTTGACCGAGACCATCGCCAACCCCGCGCTTCGCGTGTTCATCACGCTCGTCGTGTTCGTCCTCCTGGTCTTCGCCGTCGGCTACCTGATGCGGACGGCCATCGGCTCGCTGGTCGAGTCGGCGATCGACGGCGTGATGAACCGCGTTCCCGGCCTCCGCGTGGTGTACAATGCCTCGAAGATGGCCGTCGAGACCGCGCTGACGGGAACGAGCGACCTCCAGACCCCGGTGAAGATCAAGACCTGGAAGAACATCCGTATGACCGCCTTCAAAACGGGGAGGGAAGCCCCCGACGGCCGGAAGCTCCTCTTTCTCCCGACCGCCCCCAACATCACCAGCGGCTTCGTCATCGAGGTCGAAGAGGAGGACGTCATCGAGACCGACGAGACCGTCGAGGAGGCCCTCACGAGGATCCTCAGCGCCGGCTTCGGCGAGCGAAACGACAACCCCGCGGGGATCCCGATCGACGTCGTCGAGGAGCGACGCGACGGCGAGGAGCGCCCGACGACCGACTGA
- the larE gene encoding ATP-dependent sacrificial sulfur transferase LarE — MSAEEKLAAARADLTEHEGVLVAFSGGVDSSAVAAIAHDALGEDAVACTAKSETLPEAELEDAKRVAGEIGIRHEIVEFSELDSPDFVENDGDRCYHCRSMRLGKMFEKAEELGIPVVCDGTNASDPGEGHRPGLQAVAELDARSPLLDHDISKEEVREIADVYGLSVADKPSMACLSSRIPTGIEVTEERLTRVDKAEALLRGWGFEQFRVRDHDGLARIEIAPEELEEALEMEFVRATRAHMEDLGFEHVTLDLHGYRTGSVSPEGAESGSGSEDERDATAGAGELLDAQYPTLD; from the coding sequence ATGTCCGCAGAGGAGAAACTGGCCGCCGCCCGCGCGGACCTCACGGAGCACGAGGGGGTGCTCGTCGCCTTCTCGGGCGGGGTCGACTCCAGCGCCGTCGCCGCCATCGCCCACGACGCGCTTGGCGAGGACGCCGTCGCCTGCACCGCCAAAAGCGAGACGCTCCCCGAGGCCGAACTCGAGGACGCGAAACGCGTCGCCGGGGAGATCGGGATCCGCCACGAGATCGTGGAGTTCTCGGAGCTCGACAGTCCCGACTTCGTCGAGAACGACGGCGACCGCTGCTATCACTGCCGGTCGATGCGGTTGGGCAAGATGTTCGAGAAGGCCGAGGAGCTGGGGATCCCCGTAGTGTGTGACGGCACCAACGCCTCCGACCCCGGCGAGGGACATCGCCCGGGCCTGCAGGCGGTCGCGGAGCTCGACGCCCGCTCCCCGCTTCTGGATCACGACATCAGCAAGGAGGAGGTCCGAGAAATCGCCGACGTCTACGGGCTGTCGGTCGCCGACAAGCCCTCGATGGCCTGCCTCTCGTCGAGGATTCCGACCGGGATCGAGGTGACGGAGGAACGCCTGACCCGCGTCGACAAGGCCGAAGCCCTCCTCCGTGGATGGGGATTCGAGCAGTTCCGGGTGCGCGATCACGACGGGCTCGCGCGCATCGAGATCGCGCCCGAGGAGCTCGAGGAGGCCCTGGAGATGGAGTTCGTCCGGGCGACCCGCGCGCACATGGAGGACCTGGGCTTCGAGCACGTCACCCTCGACCTGCACGGCTACCGGACCGGCAGCGTCAGCCCCGAGGGGGCGGAGAGCGGGAGCGGGAGCGAGGACGAAAGGGACGCGACGGCGGGGGCGGGCGAGCTGCTCGACGCGCAGTACCCGACGCTCGACTGA
- a CDS encoding MutS-related protein — translation MEFESIPGVGAKTASALAEVEGAERALREGDVAHLAGAPGISQGRAARIARGAIRREHDDSSRLLRTDRAREIHRELLSLLQERAITSYAKRRLETFYPSASPSRIEEVREFAERAIEREPDPEAREALAGVEPLEAARDVRVRDRCLVTNDAETLAAAREAIPELPVEVVEDARGLAELARGYSTVIALDETFTGVEVDGDVQVRPDALADPVEVVPERVLSFFAANRESIRAAVAVHRAADMEPPCDLRALDDALSRLGPDGEVRDDEELERLSTAVDDLDASVHTAESVANDHLRTAIEERDVTIEGTDLLSLAERGAGIDSLLSRELADEYDAAVEAAREHLIDALALDSGESEIARNAFPEEPTFPVEHDEDVVGRLREELVAAKERRATRGKRELADALTELREPAAALVRAALELDVELAVSRFAREFDCTMPEFVEDGVTIEGGRSPLLAEPLEVIEPVDYSVSGVTLLSGVNSGGKTSTLDLVCAVVILAQMGLPVPADRVRLRRFSELHYHAKTQGTLDAGAFEGTVKEFADLAAGGEGRLVLVDELESITEPGASAKIIAGILEALGETDTTAVFVSHLAREIRAAADCELAVDGIEAVGLEDGELVVNRSPVKDHLARSTPELIVEKLAREEGTAIYDRLLEKFEP, via the coding sequence ATGGAGTTCGAGTCGATCCCCGGGGTGGGCGCGAAGACCGCGAGCGCCCTCGCCGAGGTCGAGGGTGCCGAGCGCGCGCTGCGCGAGGGCGACGTCGCCCACCTCGCGGGCGCGCCGGGGATCAGCCAGGGGCGGGCCGCCCGGATCGCCCGCGGCGCGATCCGCCGCGAACACGACGACTCCTCGCGGCTGTTGCGCACCGACCGTGCCCGCGAGATCCACCGCGAGCTGCTCTCGCTGCTGCAGGAACGGGCGATCACCTCGTATGCGAAGCGCCGCCTCGAGACGTTCTACCCCTCGGCCTCGCCCTCCCGGATCGAGGAGGTTCGGGAGTTCGCCGAGCGGGCGATCGAGCGCGAACCGGACCCCGAGGCCCGCGAGGCGCTCGCGGGGGTCGAACCGCTCGAGGCCGCCCGCGACGTGCGGGTCCGTGACCGCTGTCTGGTCACGAACGACGCCGAGACGCTGGCCGCAGCGCGCGAGGCGATCCCCGAGCTACCAGTGGAAGTGGTCGAGGACGCTCGCGGGCTCGCGGAGCTCGCGCGGGGCTACTCGACGGTGATCGCGCTCGACGAGACGTTCACGGGCGTCGAGGTCGACGGCGACGTGCAGGTCCGGCCCGACGCGCTCGCCGACCCGGTCGAGGTCGTCCCCGAGCGCGTCCTCTCGTTTTTCGCCGCCAACCGCGAGTCGATCCGGGCGGCGGTCGCGGTCCACCGCGCCGCCGACATGGAGCCGCCCTGCGACCTCAGGGCGCTCGACGACGCCCTCTCGCGATTGGGCCCCGACGGCGAGGTCCGCGACGACGAGGAGCTCGAACGCCTTTCGACGGCCGTCGACGACCTCGACGCGAGCGTCCACACCGCGGAAAGCGTCGCCAACGACCACCTCCGGACGGCGATCGAGGAGCGCGACGTGACCATCGAGGGCACCGACCTGCTCTCGCTTGCCGAGCGGGGTGCGGGGATCGACTCGCTGCTCTCGCGGGAGCTGGCCGACGAGTACGACGCCGCCGTCGAGGCCGCCCGCGAGCATTTGATCGACGCGCTCGCGCTCGACTCCGGCGAGAGCGAGATCGCCCGGAACGCCTTCCCCGAGGAGCCGACGTTTCCGGTCGAACACGACGAGGATGTGGTGGGACGGCTGCGCGAGGAGCTGGTCGCGGCCAAGGAGCGTCGGGCGACTCGCGGCAAACGCGAGCTCGCCGACGCGCTCACGGAGCTGCGCGAGCCGGCGGCGGCGCTGGTGCGGGCAGCGCTCGAACTCGACGTCGAGCTGGCCGTCTCGCGCTTCGCCCGCGAGTTCGACTGCACGATGCCGGAGTTCGTGGAGGACGGAGTGACGATCGAGGGCGGGCGCTCGCCGCTGCTCGCCGAGCCCCTGGAGGTGATCGAGCCCGTCGACTACTCGGTCTCGGGCGTGACGCTGCTCTCGGGGGTCAACAGCGGCGGGAAGACCTCGACGCTGGACCTGGTCTGCGCGGTCGTGATCCTCGCGCAGATGGGGCTGCCGGTCCCTGCCGACCGCGTCCGACTCCGGCGCTTCTCGGAGCTGCACTACCACGCCAAGACGCAGGGAACGCTCGACGCGGGCGCCTTCGAGGGCACCGTGAAGGAGTTCGCGGACCTCGCCGCGGGCGGCGAGGGGCGGCTGGTGCTGGTCGACGAACTCGAGAGCATCACCGAGCCCGGTGCGAGCGCGAAGATCATCGCCGGCATCCTCGAGGCGCTCGGCGAGACCGACACCACGGCGGTGTTCGTCTCGCATCTCGCCCGGGAGATCCGGGCGGCCGCCGACTGCGAGCTCGCGGTCGACGGGATCGAGGCGGTCGGGCTGGAGGACGGCGAACTGGTGGTGAACCGCTCGCCGGTCAAGGACCACCTCGCGCGCTCGACGCCGGAGCTGATCGTCGAGAAGCTCGCCCGTGAGGAGGGGACGGCCATTTATGACCGCCTGCTGGAGAAGTTCGAGCCATGA
- a CDS encoding ORC1-type DNA replication protein: MVDDPEEGMLSWDESVFRDERVFEIDYVPETFKHRETQLQSLQYALRPAVRGSRPLNALVQGPPGTGKTTAVQKLFGELSGRSGVRTVRVNCQVDSTRYAVFSRLFEGIFEYEPPSSGVSFKKLFGQVADRLVEEDEVLVVALDDVNYLFYENEASDTLYSLLRAHEAHPGTRIGVVVISSDLALDTIEELDTRVQSVFRPEEVYFPVYDAGEIVDILDERVTRGFHDGVISTTVLDRVAELTAESGDLRVGIDLLRRAGLNAEMRASRTVAAEDVEEAYEQSKYVHLSRSLRGLSESEAALVHVLIEHDGEQAGAVYEAFADETDLGYTRYSEIVNKLDQLGVLETTYEGTEGRGRSRTLSLAYDHEAVEARLD, encoded by the coding sequence ATGGTCGACGACCCCGAGGAGGGGATGCTCTCGTGGGACGAGTCGGTCTTTCGGGACGAACGGGTCTTCGAGATCGACTACGTCCCCGAGACGTTCAAACACCGCGAGACGCAGTTACAAAGCCTCCAGTACGCGCTGCGGCCCGCCGTCCGGGGGTCGCGTCCGCTGAACGCGCTGGTCCAGGGCCCGCCCGGCACCGGCAAGACGACGGCGGTCCAGAAGCTCTTCGGCGAGCTCTCGGGCCGCTCGGGCGTTCGTACCGTCCGGGTCAACTGTCAGGTCGACTCGACGCGCTACGCGGTGTTCTCGCGGCTGTTCGAGGGTATCTTCGAGTACGAACCACCCTCCAGCGGGGTGTCGTTCAAGAAGCTGTTCGGTCAGGTCGCCGATCGCCTGGTCGAGGAGGACGAAGTGCTCGTGGTCGCGCTCGACGACGTGAACTACCTCTTCTACGAGAACGAGGCGAGCGATACGTTGTACTCGCTGCTTCGCGCCCACGAGGCCCATCCCGGAACGCGCATCGGCGTGGTCGTGATCTCCTCGGACCTCGCGCTCGACACCATCGAGGAGCTCGACACCCGCGTCCAGAGCGTCTTCCGGCCCGAGGAGGTCTACTTCCCGGTCTATGACGCCGGCGAGATCGTCGACATCCTCGACGAGCGGGTTACCCGTGGCTTTCACGACGGCGTCATCTCCACGACGGTCCTCGACCGGGTCGCCGAGCTCACCGCCGAGAGCGGCGACCTCCGGGTGGGGATCGACCTGCTCAGGCGCGCGGGGCTGAACGCCGAGATGCGCGCGAGCCGCACGGTCGCCGCCGAGGACGTCGAGGAGGCCTACGAGCAGTCCAAATACGTCCACCTCTCGCGCAGCCTCCGGGGGCTCTCCGAGAGCGAGGCCGCGCTCGTCCACGTGCTGATCGAGCACGACGGCGAGCAGGCCGGCGCCGTCTACGAGGCGTTCGCCGACGAGACCGACCTGGGTTACACCCGCTACTCGGAGATCGTCAACAAGCTCGACCAGCTCGGAGTCCTCGAGACGACCTACGAGGGCACCGAGGGACGCGGGCGCTCGCGCACCCTCTCGCTGGCCTACGACCACGAGGCCGTCGAGGCCCGGCTGGACTGA
- a CDS encoding four-helix bundle copper-binding protein, giving the protein MALTEIDHLDDEMSECMDNCLEAAQACEWCADACAGEGEEMARCIRLCRDVADLTTLHARFMARDSGYHAELAATCAEACEECAEECEQHDDDHCQLCAEKLRECAETCREMAA; this is encoded by the coding sequence ATGGCACTTACCGAGATCGACCACCTGGACGACGAGATGAGCGAGTGTATGGACAACTGTTTGGAGGCCGCCCAGGCCTGCGAGTGGTGTGCGGACGCCTGTGCGGGCGAGGGCGAGGAGATGGCCCGCTGTATCCGGCTCTGTCGCGACGTCGCGGACCTGACGACGCTGCACGCCCGGTTCATGGCGCGCGATTCGGGCTACCACGCCGAGCTCGCGGCGACCTGCGCGGAGGCCTGCGAGGAATGTGCCGAGGAGTGCGAGCAACACGACGACGACCACTGTCAGCTCTGTGCGGAGAAGCTGCGCGAGTGCGCCGAGACGTGTCGGGAGATGGCGGCCTGA
- the rpiA gene encoding ribose-5-phosphate isomerase RpiA, whose translation MKTTGGSEAAKRAAGERAAELVEDGAVVGLGTGSTAAHAIRALGERVGQGLDLRGIPTSYGSADLAREAGIELVTLDDALPDVTIDGADQIAGFDLIKGGGAAHTREKLVDSAAKRFVVVADPSKEVESLDHPVPLEVLPSAREPVSRAVAGLGGEAELRGAERKDGPVVTDNGNLVLDCDFGRIESPAELGDELSAIPGVLEHGLFVGLADDVLVGTDGGVEERRR comes from the coding sequence ATGAAGACCACCGGCGGGAGCGAGGCGGCGAAGCGGGCGGCGGGCGAACGCGCCGCCGAACTCGTCGAGGACGGAGCGGTCGTCGGCCTCGGCACCGGCTCGACGGCGGCCCACGCGATCCGCGCGCTCGGCGAGCGGGTCGGGCAGGGCCTCGACCTCCGGGGGATCCCCACTTCCTATGGATCGGCGGACCTCGCCCGCGAGGCCGGGATCGAGCTCGTGACGCTCGACGACGCGCTCCCCGACGTCACGATCGACGGGGCCGATCAGATCGCCGGCTTCGACCTGATCAAGGGCGGCGGGGCGGCCCACACACGGGAAAAACTGGTCGACAGTGCCGCAAAGCGGTTCGTCGTCGTCGCCGATCCCTCGAAGGAGGTCGAGAGCCTCGATCACCCCGTCCCCCTGGAGGTGCTCCCGTCGGCCCGCGAGCCCGTCTCGCGGGCGGTCGCGGGGCTGGGCGGCGAGGCCGAGCTCCGGGGTGCCGAACGGAAGGACGGCCCCGTCGTCACCGACAACGGTAACCTCGTGCTGGACTGCGATTTCGGGCGAATCGAGTCGCCCGCCGAGCTCGGCGACGAGCTCTCGGCGATCCCGGGCGTCCTCGAGCACGGGCTGTTCGTCGGGCTGGCGGACGACGTGCTCGTCGGCACCGACGGGGGCGTCGAGGAGCGACGTCGCTAA
- a CDS encoding DUF1931 domain-containing protein, producing MADLIVKAAVKEALSDHNVSSDFYDALDEEVEELLDDAARRAEDNDRKTVQPRDL from the coding sequence ATGGCAGACCTGATCGTCAAAGCCGCCGTAAAGGAAGCACTGTCCGACCACAACGTCTCCTCCGACTTCTACGACGCGCTCGACGAGGAAGTCGAGGAGCTGCTCGACGACGCGGCCCGTCGTGCCGAGGACAACGACCGGAAGACGGTGCAGCCCCGCGACCTGTAA
- the larB gene encoding nickel pincer cofactor biosynthesis protein LarB, whose translation MGLRDILERVSSGELSPEEAQARLAGYATTDAGRFDAARERRRGIPEAVFAPGKTVEEVAALVGTALDTTGRAIVTRLGSEDAAVIEAGVEGEATYHERARCLVVHGGGFEPPEISATVGIVTGGTADREPAGEAAVIAREIGASVERVEDVGVANLTRVVDQLDRLREADVLIVAAGREGALPTVVAGLVPAPVIALPVSSGYGFGSDGEAALLGTLQSCTVLSTVNVDAGFVAGAQAGLIARSIAAARP comes from the coding sequence ATGGGACTTCGAGACATTCTTGAACGAGTTTCGTCGGGCGAATTAAGCCCGGAGGAGGCTCAGGCACGCCTCGCGGGCTACGCGACCACCGACGCCGGCCGGTTCGACGCCGCACGCGAGCGCAGGCGCGGCATCCCCGAGGCGGTCTTCGCGCCCGGCAAGACCGTCGAGGAGGTCGCCGCGCTCGTCGGAACCGCCCTCGACACCACGGGGCGGGCGATCGTCACCCGGCTGGGCAGCGAGGACGCCGCGGTCATCGAGGCGGGCGTCGAGGGGGAGGCGACCTACCACGAGCGGGCACGCTGTCTGGTCGTCCACGGCGGGGGGTTCGAGCCTCCCGAGATCAGTGCTACGGTGGGGATCGTCACCGGCGGCACGGCCGACCGCGAGCCCGCGGGCGAGGCGGCCGTGATCGCCCGGGAGATCGGCGCGTCGGTCGAGCGCGTCGAGGACGTCGGCGTCGCGAACCTCACGCGGGTCGTCGACCAGCTCGACCGGCTCCGGGAGGCCGACGTCCTGATCGTCGCCGCCGGCCGGGAGGGCGCCCTTCCCACGGTGGTCGCGGGCCTCGTCCCCGCCCCGGTGATCGCCCTGCCGGTCTCCAGCGGCTACGGCTTCGGGAGCGACGGCGAGGCGGCCCTGCTCGGAACCCTCCAGTCGTGTACCGTCCTCTCGACGGTGAACGTCGACGCGGGCTTCGTCGCGGGGGCACAGGCGGGCCTGATCGCCCGATCGATCGCGGCCGCACGGCCGTGA
- a CDS encoding GIY-YIG nuclease family protein, which translates to MTHHVYLLECADGSLYTGYTTDVERRVAEHDAGEGAKYTRGRTPVSLVHTESFETRSAAMSREYAIKQLSRNEKESLVDY; encoded by the coding sequence ATGACACATCACGTCTACCTGCTGGAGTGTGCAGACGGCAGCCTCTATACCGGCTACACCACCGACGTCGAGCGACGCGTCGCCGAGCACGACGCCGGCGAGGGCGCCAAATACACCAGGGGTCGGACGCCCGTCTCGCTGGTCCACACCGAGTCCTTCGAGACGCGGTCGGCGGCGATGTCCCGCGAGTACGCGATCAAGCAGCTCTCGCGGAACGAAAAGGAGTCGTTGGTCGACTACTGA
- a CDS encoding NAD(P)H-dependent oxidoreductase, whose amino-acid sequence MEEPRVVAVAGSLRDGSYTRLALEHALDAAREAGASVELLDLREYDLPVYDPDAENTADAEELMREIREADAVLLGTPVYHGTISSALKNALDYCGFDEFEDTTTGLLAVAGGGTFGPTLEHLRASVRAMHGWTLPHQVGIRNASDQFDSEEEFVDPALEKRVRKLGRQAVEYAFIDPEPITEHTETAQ is encoded by the coding sequence ATGGAAGAGCCACGCGTCGTCGCGGTCGCCGGCAGCCTCCGGGACGGCAGCTACACCCGCCTCGCGCTCGAACACGCCCTCGACGCCGCCCGGGAGGCCGGCGCGTCGGTCGAGCTGCTCGACCTCCGGGAGTACGACCTGCCGGTCTACGACCCCGACGCCGAGAACACCGCCGACGCCGAGGAGCTCATGCGCGAGATCCGCGAGGCCGACGCGGTCCTGCTCGGGACGCCCGTCTACCACGGCACGATCTCCTCGGCACTGAAGAACGCGCTCGACTACTGCGGGTTCGACGAGTTCGAGGACACCACTACGGGATTGCTCGCGGTCGCGGGCGGGGGGACCTTCGGGCCGACCCTCGAACACCTCCGGGCGAGCGTGCGCGCGATGCACGGCTGGACGCTACCCCACCAGGTCGGGATCAGGAACGCGAGCGACCAGTTCGATTCGGAGGAGGAGTTCGTCGACCCCGCGCTCGAAAAGCGGGTCCGGAAGCTCGGCCGCCAGGCCGTCGAGTACGCCTTCATCGACCCCGAGCCGATCACCGAGCACACCGAGACGGCTCAGTAG
- a CDS encoding phosphoglucomutase/phosphomannomutase family protein codes for MDEISFGTDGWRATLDTFTAPRVRMVGQAVATHLEEEGLAGPVGVCYDARESSPGFAEELARVLCANGFDVVMPERDRPTPLLSWNIVERELAGGLMLTASHNPPEYNGVKFIPSDGAPALPEITGSIEANLAEPEPLPEEEWGSVRRVDFVTPHADQALDLVGEDVDLTVAYDAIHGSGRGVTDSLLKRAGVDVIRLRCEDDPTFGGVSPEPTEENLAELIERVTEGEAELGVANDGDADRIAVVTPERGLLNTNLLYAALYDYLLETDSGAAVRTVSTTFLVDRIAEAHGERAIEVPVGFKWVADAMVAEDALMGGEESGGFSIRGHVPEKDGVLTALLAAAAHDEDPLDDRVDRLLAEHGEIHQGRVSVDCPDEEKARTLDALSESIPEAVAGERVEDVNTADGFKLLLESGAWLLVRPSGTEPKLRVYAEAEEEGRVEALLDAGSELVREVR; via the coding sequence ATGGACGAGATCAGCTTCGGGACCGACGGCTGGCGCGCGACCCTCGACACCTTCACCGCCCCGCGGGTCCGGATGGTCGGACAGGCGGTCGCGACCCACCTCGAGGAGGAGGGGCTGGCCGGCCCCGTCGGCGTCTGTTACGACGCCCGCGAGTCCTCGCCGGGCTTCGCCGAGGAGCTCGCTCGGGTGCTCTGTGCGAACGGCTTCGACGTCGTGATGCCCGAGCGCGACCGGCCCACCCCGCTGCTCTCGTGGAACATCGTCGAGCGAGAGCTCGCCGGCGGGCTGATGCTCACCGCCTCGCACAACCCGCCCGAGTACAACGGCGTGAAGTTCATTCCCTCCGACGGCGCCCCTGCGCTCCCCGAGATCACCGGATCCATCGAGGCGAACCTCGCGGAGCCCGAACCCCTGCCCGAGGAGGAGTGGGGCTCGGTCCGGCGGGTCGACTTCGTCACCCCACACGCCGATCAGGCCCTCGATCTCGTGGGGGAGGACGTCGATCTGACCGTGGCCTACGACGCGATCCACGGCAGCGGCCGCGGGGTCACCGACAGCCTGCTCAAGCGCGCGGGCGTCGACGTGATCCGCCTGCGCTGCGAGGACGACCCGACCTTCGGCGGGGTCTCGCCCGAACCCACCGAGGAGAACCTCGCGGAACTGATCGAGCGCGTCACGGAGGGCGAGGCCGAACTCGGAGTGGCCAACGACGGCGACGCCGATCGGATCGCGGTCGTCACGCCCGAGCGCGGCCTGCTGAACACGAACCTGCTGTATGCGGCGCTCTACGACTACCTGCTCGAGACCGATTCGGGGGCGGCCGTCCGGACGGTCTCGACGACGTTCCTCGTCGATCGGATCGCGGAAGCCCACGGCGAGCGGGCGATCGAGGTGCCGGTCGGGTTCAAATGGGTCGCCGACGCGATGGTCGCGGAGGACGCCCTGATGGGCGGCGAGGAGTCGGGGGGGTTCTCGATCCGCGGCCACGTCCCCGAGAAGGACGGCGTGCTGACGGCGCTGCTGGCGGCCGCGGCCCACGACGAGGACCCCCTCGACGACCGTGTCGACCGCCTGCTCGCCGAACACGGCGAGATCCACCAGGGCCGCGTGAGCGTCGACTGTCCCGACGAGGAGAAGGCCCGAACGCTCGACGCCCTATCGGAGTCGATCCCCGAGGCCGTCGCCGGCGAGCGCGTCGAGGACGTCAACACCGCCGACGGGTTCAAGCTCCTGCTCGAGAGCGGCGCGTGGCTGCTGGTCCGGCCCAGCGGCACCGAGCCCAAACTGCGGGTCTACGCCGAGGCCGAGGAGGAGGGTCGCGTCGAGGCGCTGCTCGACGCCGGAAGCGAGCTCGTGCGCGAGGTCCGTTGA
- the tenA gene encoding thiaminase II → MAFSDALLELGEPIWAAQKDHPFVTELAAGTLEEEAFLHWVRQDYRYLLDYARTFSVAGARARDEETMTHLMGVAHTVLDYEMDLHREFAAEYGIDPAELETVEKAPTCRAYGDFLVRTAHEGSLAEIAAAIYPCGQGYLDVAAHMAELSEEEHRYTPFIEKYTDEEFVEAVDWMREFVDRCGERYPGEHEAMEEAFLTSARLEGEFWEMAYTQEGWEL, encoded by the coding sequence ATGGCGTTCAGCGACGCGTTGCTCGAACTCGGCGAACCGATCTGGGCAGCCCAGAAGGACCACCCCTTCGTGACGGAGCTGGCGGCCGGCACCTTAGAGGAGGAGGCGTTCCTCCACTGGGTGCGCCAGGACTACCGCTACCTGCTCGACTACGCCCGGACCTTCTCGGTGGCGGGCGCGCGGGCCAGGGACGAGGAGACGATGACCCACCTGATGGGCGTCGCCCACACCGTGCTCGACTACGAGATGGACCTCCACCGGGAGTTCGCCGCCGAGTACGGGATCGACCCCGCCGAGCTCGAGACGGTCGAGAAAGCGCCGACCTGTCGGGCCTACGGGGACTTCCTGGTGCGGACGGCCCACGAGGGGAGCCTCGCGGAGATCGCCGCCGCGATCTACCCCTGCGGGCAGGGCTATCTGGACGTCGCGGCCCACATGGCCGAGCTGAGCGAGGAGGAACACCGCTATACGCCCTTCATCGAGAAGTACACCGACGAGGAGTTCGTCGAGGCCGTCGACTGGATGCGGGAGTTCGTCGACCGCTGTGGCGAGCGCTACCCCGGCGAACACGAGGCGATGGAGGAGGCGTTCCTCACGAGCGCCCGCCTTGAGGGCGAGTTCTGGGAGATGGCCTACACGCAGGAGGGGTGGGAGCTATGA